The window TAACTTAAAACTCATTTTTTATTTGTCAACCAAATGTGGAAATTTTTAGGGCGGAGAATCAATACAACATCGTCATTGTCTTATctgaaaaaccaaaaccaaaacccCCCTCTACCGTGTCTCCCCAAAAATCAATTTCGATCCACGAACCAAATTCTAAAACTCCCTCCTAAGTATGGTATAAAAGGTCCCATTTCTATCttttttcaagaatacccaattcaTTTTCAATTTCCTACCCTTTGATTTCGTTCCATTTGCCAGTTTTTAGCATCTGGGTTTTGATTTATCTTGATTTTTCTCAAATGGGGTTTGCTTAATTCAGTAAATAAACCAGAAAAGTAGAATCTTGGTCTGGGATTTTgggtttttgtattttttggtcatttttgtaattttgaagCTCTTGTTCAATGGTGATTGGAATTAAGTCCTAACCAGGTATGTGTTTACCCATgtgttcttttctcttttccgtTTTATTGGATGTTAATTTTATGAATTCTTACTTGTTTCTTTGCAATGAAATTGTCCAAATGGATTTTGAAGATTCATATAGTCAACTAGTTTAGGATTGAAAtgagttgttgttattgttgtattgtaGCACCCAAGGGTTTTGGCCTAATGGTCAATGAAGTAGGTCAATATCGACAAAAAACACTAAGTGATTTCTTCCTTTATCCAAGCCTTAGTGGACACAATTACCTAGTACAGGTGCTAGTCAGAGTTACTCGGTAAAATAGTCGAGGTGCATGGAAGCTGGCCTAGACACCATCATCATCaaacaaaaaagtaaaaaattattgttgttgtatttgtttctATGCAAGTTTTTTTCAGAAAGCTGCCTTGTTCTAGTAAAGCATAGTTGACTTGGTGGTGGTGTATTTGTTGTTTGGTTAAGGAAAATGCCTGGATTAAGACACtcaatttttttgttttggtatctcaaaaataaaactctaGGTACTCTTATTCTTTTCGTGGCTGATGTTTCGTGATTAGTATGTCAGTATGGTTTATGCAGGAAATATTACCGTTCAAATAAATGGCAAGTCTGAAATATTATAAAGATagctcggtgcactaagctcccgctatgtgcaGGGTCTGGTGTATACAACCTTACCCTACACTTCTGCAACTGTGAAACATTAGAGTGAAATACTAGTCTAAAGGAAACTGATCAACAAGATCAAAATACGGGGAATCACCATATTTGGTTGTATCTTTTTTTTCGATCCAATAATTTGGTTGAATTATCCTGGAATTATTTTGACGCAGTATTCTCATTCAAGCAGTTCAAgagccccccccccccttcaCTGTGCCTTGAAAAGTAACTAGGACTAACTTAGTCACGTTTTCACATTCCAATTGAACATTGTCCCTTTTTTTGTTATTCTCGAAGGTCTTCTCTTTACCAAACAGGTCCAATCTCGATATATATTAGAAATTTCTCTATAAGTCTATTTATTGTTGTATGATATTACTTTCTTCCGATGATGCAATTCTATGAACATCTTCAGTTGGTGTTTCCACCTAACTTTTTATGCTGCAATGGGCAGGCTGAATTATATAGTGAAAACTCTTGTCCTTCTGTGCAGAAAACATGATGAGCTTGAAGGACTGGGTCCTGTCACAGTTGATATCCAAGTCAGTAGCCTCATCAAGACCACTTTTAGCATCGGATAGCTTTTTATCTGAGGAACATCCTGATCAAGAGTTTGATCACCCAGGTATTTCTCCATTATGTGCTATAATAAATTGTTCACTTGTATTTTTTTCCATTTCACTGGAATATAATTGTATGTTAGCGTGGCAACAGTGTTTTGATTGGCTTCTAGCTTCACCATTTCCATAGTTAATTTCCTGTGGTTTTTGCTTTGTGTTCTTGGGTATATACAGTAGTTAAAGTATGTCTAATTTTTTTTATGGAGTTCGATGTAGACTTTCCAGCTGATGAAGTTGCTCTATGCTCTTAAACATAGATCTTCTGAAGGTTTACGCAAGAATTGGTGCTCCGCTGTAAAGAGAGCTAACCAAATGACCTGgtttttggttatattttataGATTCTATTAACGGGTGAAACTAAAGTTTTGGTGGTTGGAAAAAGTTTCTAAATAAATATATCAGTTTTAGGAACTCTGACAAGTTCACAACCCGGCGAACTTTTTTGTTAATTTCAATATATTTTAGTTTCCCAAAAAGTAATAGCACATTGACCTGAAAACATGTAGTGTATTTATAATGTTCGGTACCCTCCCGCATGATAGTTTGTGTGCTTGCTAGTTGTTTTCATGGGCTAAGAGCCACAATGTTGGTGCAAGGAGCATCTCGTTGTGAAGAATCAGGCCGCTTAGAGTTTTAACAATAACAACCAGCTGGTATGTGATTTTTGGATTGAAGTCTTTTCTTAATGAAATGGCTAAACCttctttatcaaaaaaaaaaaaaaggaattgcgAAATCTTGATCGGCAAAGTAGAGGTAAATATTGAGAATAGAGGAAGTTGCAGAAATTTTGTGCCACGAAGTAATTCCCTATTTAGGATAACTTcaaaattgaaaggaagaaaaaacGGCTTAAGATTAAGGAAATTACTTAATTACTTTTCCAGCATTTGGGATTCAAGTGGGGTTTATGCTAGGTTCTATTTTTATTTGCTTAATCGGTTTGGTTTTCAGCTCTTAGAAGTTAGATATACAACCAGAAACTCAAAGGAAGTACCGATTGTTTCTCTTTAAAATAGGCAAAAGAAATTGTAGTGTAGAAGTGAGAAATCTACTTGAGATCTCCCCAGTTTTTGAATGATGTTCTACATTGTCCAATATAATGCTTTCTGAAGCTGACTCCAAATCTTGCCCCCTCGTGCAACAAGGAGTATAGGATAACTTTTTCGAGtaactaatttttaaataggATAACTTTTTCGAGTAActaatttttaagtttttttaattgttttctaGTAAGGTAATGCCATTTTACTTTAGGCTTTATAGGTTTTGGTACGTTCTTTATCTTTGTTCAGGTGAAGTAGGCTTATTACATTCTTTTTTTGTTCAGGTAGAGTAGGTTTGTTACATTATAGAAGGTAATAAATTCAAATGGTCCTAGGCTTCAGGGATTGTAGTTCTTCTTCGGCTGAAATAGGAGAGCAACTTATTAATTTATACTCTATATAACCATCGTTAATATCATTGAGCACCGCAAATTAGTCATAACATCCTCCTGGAGATCGACTGGTTTGCTACTAGAAGCGTATATAGGTCGAAAAGGCAAATTACAGCTACAATTTAGACAAGTGATTTAAAATGAAACTCATTCTATTTCATTAGTTTACTGCACTTTTTTACTATTCTTGTGCTGATTAATATAGATAAACGTCAAATTTTGGCTTTTGCCAAGCACAAATGCTGTGTCCAACTTAACATTTACTCCTTCCCATTTTGGAGTACGAGGGTAAAGTCGTTTGATATTCAGTTTGATTCCAGATTCCAGATATCTAGCACCCCCTCCAATCTATTATTTATGATGGTACTTGAATCCTGGAGTTTAAGATGGAAGTTTTGAcatatatattaattattatattaatgattgtaaagaaataaaataatggTAAAAAAATAGTTTGAGAGAGAAAACATCACGTCGAGAGAAATAGATTTTGGATGTTTTCCTTCCAGAAATCTATTTCGGAAGAAGTGAGAGTTGTGTAGAAAGAGAATTCTGTCAAACATTTTGGGGATTCCCAAAATAGAAAGTGTCATATAAATTGTGATTGAGGAAGTAATTCATTTTCTGAAAACAAAATCTGTAGATTTTGGAACTGCGTAATCAAATATTATCAAATGCATATATTAGAACTGTAGAagtagaaataataaatataactcaaagttCGTGGACGCAGGAGATTTTTTCAACTCTTGACAGAAAGTagcttatttatttatttgtttatttgtcTTCTTTACAAAGGGGGTGGTCGAAGGACAAAGAGAGGGAGTCGTCGCAATCATTGTTTATCAAATAACAGTCTCCTACATCCCTTGTTTGTTATTTAGTCTTTTGATCACAATAACTGTGACATTTACAGCTTTAGCTTTGTCGTATGTGGTTGTGTGTTTTTTATTTATGTAGACCATTAATGTGTGTGTATCTGAAGTTCAACGGTTCATCGCAGTTGTACACTGTGACTGCTATGACTCGTTAAATTTTGCTCTTAGGGCATATTTTACGCATTTAATAGATTAGTCACTCTCTTTTGTTCTAATAAGTAATAAATTAAATACCATTACTACGCCAAAGTATTTTAGTATCTCGAAAATCTGTGGTTCCTCATAATCTCAAGTGATTCGAAAATGAAAAGAAGCACAAAGAGACCAGAATTATTGTTGACAATGACAGCAAATAAAACCATGTGTCAATGTTTCATCTGTTGAAAAGAGAGCTTATATACATATCCTGCAGATCCTGTTGTGTAGTAAAGTGGGATAATATGGGtatgctgttgttgttgttgttgcctgtTGTGTAGTAAATGTTGTTATGATGGACACTCTAGTTAGTGTCAACTGAAATAGCATCTTACTGTCGCATATCCCTTTGGACTTTATCGTTCTAGTTAAATGAATAGTGGATGGTTTTGGAAGCATCTTCTGAATGTTGTAGAATAACACTGGCTCATATGCACTTCACTGTTAATTAATTGACTGTAGTATTTCCTCATCTGTAACTGTTGTCTCAAATCATTGATgccattcttttcttcttttggttcAGCTCACACTGCTGATCTGGTTACAACAACAGCATTAGCCAATACAATCCAATCTTCCAATGATAATCAGCAGAATACAAATCATTTCCATTCACAGCAACGGATAGTGGAGGAGTCTTTTCAGTCAGATTGTAGTGTCGATGAGAAGCCTAGTCCAGTGGTAAAGATTGAAGCCCTCCAGATTAAGTTCTTGCGGCTTCTTAAACGTTTTGGCCTGTCCGAGGACAACCTTCTGGTATCAAAGGTCTTATACCGGATCCAGCTGGCATCACTGATACGGGCAAGAGAATCAGATTTGAAAAGGGCAAATCTTAAAATTGAGAAAGCACGTGTAATAGCAGCGGAACAAGAAGCTGCTGGCCGACCACAATTGGATTTCTCATTTAAGATCCTTGTACTGGGTAGAACTGGAGTAGGCAAGAGTTCAACCATAAATTCCATTTTTGACCAATCAAGAGCAAAAACTAACGCGTTCAAGCCTGCTACTGACCGTATTCAAGAGATTGTGGGAACAGTAAATGGCATCAGAGTATCGTTTATTGACACTCCTGGTTTATTGTCTCCCTCACTGGGTAATGTCAGGAAAAACAAGAAGATTTTGCGTTCTGTGAAACGATTTTTAAGGAAATCTAAACCTGACATGGTACTGTATTTTGAGCGCCTGGATTTGATCAACACGGGCTATAGTGATTTCCCCTTGTTGAAGCTTATAACAGAAGTCTTTGGTCCTGCAATTTGGTTTAATACCATCCTTGTCATGACTCATTCTTCCTTCAATCTTCCCGAAGGGATAAATGGATATCCTGTTAACTATGAATCTTTCGTCACCACCTGCACAGATCTGGTGCAACATTATATTCACCAGGCAGTCTCTGATACGAAGCTTGAAAATCCTGTAGTTCTGGTGGAGAATGGTCCCAATTGCAAAACCAATAATGCCGGAGAGAAAATTCTCCCTAATGGGCAGGCGTGGAAGTCCCACTTAATGTTATTGTGCATTTGCACCAAAGTTCTAAGTGATGTTAATACCCTATTGGACTTTAAAGACAGCCTAAAGGTGGGACCATCAAATGTAGGACGATTGCCTTCTCTTCCACATCTTCTCTCGTCCTTTCTAAAGCATCATGCTCAGGTAAGGCATAACGGAGCTGAGAATGAAATTGATGAGGTTCCTCTTTTAGACTCGGATGATGAAGATGAATATGATCAATTACCTCCTATTCGGATACTGACCAAGTCTCAGTTTGAGAGGTTGAGTGGTTCCCAAAAGAAGGATTATCTTGACGAATTAGACTACCGGGAAATCCTCTATTTGAAAAAACAACTGATAGAAGAAGCTCGTAGGCGAAGAGAAAAGAGAGTTTCTTCCAGTGAGAGTAAAGCCCCGGATGACGAGTCCGATAAACAAGAAGAGGGCTCTCCAGAGCCCGTTCTGTTGCCAGATATGGCTATTCCGCCAAGCTTCGATTCAGATTGCCCTGTGCATAGATATAGGTGTCTCATTACCAGCGAACAGTGGCTTGCACGACCAGTCCTTGATCCCAATGGATGGGACCATGATGTGAGCTTTGATGGCATTAACCTGGAGAGCAGTGCAGAAATAAGAAAAAACGTCGTTGCCTCAGTCAATGGACAAATGAGCAAGGACAAACAAGACTTCAGTATTCAATCTGAGTTTGCTGCAGCTTTCACCAATCCAGGTGGGCCTGCTTATGCGGTAGGTCTTGATATTCAATCTGCCAACAAGGAGCTGATCTGCACTATTCACAGTAGTGCAAAGGTAAGAAACTTAAGAAATAATGTCACTGAATGCGGTATTTCTGTAATACCATTTGGGGATAAGTATTTTCTTGGTACCAAGTGTGAAGATAATTTTTCAATCGGAAAGAGACTGAAGTTTACTGTGAATGCTGGTCGGATGGGGGGTGCTGGGCAAGCGGCTTATGGCGGAAGCTTTGGAGCTACTTTAAGAGGAAAAGATTACCCAGTGAGAAATGAAAGTCTGAGTCTCTCGATGACAGTTCTCTCTCTTAACAAAGATACAGTGTTGAGCGGAAACTTGCAAACTGACTTCAGAGTGAGCCGAGGTACAAACATGTCAGTTAGCGCAAACCTCAATAACCGGAATATGGGTCAAGTTTCCATCAAGACAAGCAGCTCCGAGTACATGGAAGTAGCTTTTATTGCACTTTTCTCGATCGTCAGGGCCCTATTTCGCAGAAAGAGAAATGACCAACTTGTTGGAGACTCCCTGGAAGCGGGATGAATGTTTCCTTTCAGTTCAAGGGGGGCTATCATTTTTTGTTTAGGAGTGACCTGTAGGGCTCTGAGGCGAGGAGGCGCTTTCCTACTTCTACCGATAAGGGTTGAATTGCTGAAAAAAATGACTTACATATTTATGACAAGGGTTGAATTGCTGAAAAAAATGACTTACATATTTATAGTATGGTGGTTTCCATCAAGAGTACAGCAGTGAGCAAAGGTCACTATGTTTTGATGTTAGTCCAATACTGTCAAATCCAGGATAGGTGAAAAGACACCTTTTTTTTGTCAGGCAAAGTTGGGATGGCTGTAGTTTTGTATCTGAATAATAAGTGTATAGTAGTAATTTAGAGAGCATACAGAAGTTTTCTGCGGTTTTTGTAATAATTAGCTTCGGAAAGCTAGCAGGATCCTCATTCTGATGTCAGAAGGGTAATTAATTGATGCATTTTCTAGTTTCAGTTTTTTTCTGTTCTTTGAGCAATAACATCAATCTTTCTTATTTAATCTTTCTCAAGTACTCAGAACCGTGAAAACGGGGTTGTGGGAGAGCAATACAGCCGTCATGCTGCTAGGCGAAGCAGCCCAAATATTGCACCCTAGATGGCGATAGTCCAGTAGCCGAAAGCATCACTAGCTTATGCTCTGATAGAGTAGCATGAGGTACGTGGAATCCCGTGTGAATCAGCAATGACCACCTTGCAAGGCTAAATACTCCTGGGTGACTGATAGAGAAGTAGTACTGTGAGGGAAGGGTGAAAAGAACCTCCATCGGGAAGTGAAATAGAACATGAAACCGTAAACTCCCAAGTGTTCAACAATAATTTAATCCGTAATCTTTCTTAGGTACTACTCcttccggtccaaaataagtgatttttctagatttcaagaatgaattaatttattttttcctacattgcccttggagtaaataatgttggagtatgtgttaggagtgtttatgtgaagagatagtaaagattaatatggtcaatttcattgttaattaatgttaaaagatggatttcttaatctgtgtgaaaacatccaaacttattgtggaccggagggagtataagATATGACACTACAGTTAATCGAGATCCCTTCAATTAACCAGAAACAAAACATAATTGAACACATAGATAATGAAAACAGTTTAATTATAGATAAACACGGTCAACAATTTacccaacaattggttccatcaaaatcctaaatgataagtttagctactcataatattACTCAAAAAACACAATAACCATAGTCAAAACAATATCCATAGCAATAAGAAGAGAAAAGTAGAGAAAAACTCTCTGATTCATCTTGTGGAATAAACTTGAGAATTTTTCAAGCTCAACTCTACTTCAACAATGGTGTTACTTGCCTTCTCATGTGAGTATGCGGCTAAAGTCATAGTTAGAAGCTTTTATATCACAACCTAAGCTAAATGATTAACATACCCCTAATGCTGAAAACGCAGGCAAAATCTGATGTTCCCAAATATTGCATGTCAGCTCAATTTGTGCTCACTTAATTAGATTGTGTTTACTCCTTTTTCTCTCACCCGTCAGTTACAGTATCTCGTAAAGCACGTAATATTTAAggaataatattttttcatattttcatctaTCAAATTTTCTGTAAAATAAGTTGATTAAAATAAATTCATCATTCCACTACACTCGATTCAATAATTTCATATTCCTTCTGTCCAAATTTATGTGACAATGTTCGATTGGGTATAAAATTTCCGAAAGAAAGATCTTTAAAAACTTGTGCTTTGAAACATATTATAAGGATTTGTGTAGCTAGAAAATTATATCATTACGGATAGAATTGGTAGTTAACAGTTaagttatttttaaatataaaaaaaatattcttttaattAATGTCTAAGTTCGATTAAGTGATTATTAGTACTATATGATAAATACAAGAGCTattattatatttgaaaaattattcaataaaatattttggattatcttttgaatatatatatagtcCAAATAAATCTCATGGGCCAATATAACTGGATTAACTATAttagtccaatatatatggattaaataaataagtcataatatattgggctagcccatttagttGGGCTACAAATGATGAGCCCATTTCATTAGGCCTAAGATATCATCTTCCCAAAGggccagtttggtgccacgtgtcaaatgatgtggcacacaaagtcaaacagaagagccaataggatcatgccatgcgtcaaaatgacaaggcatgtcaaGTCAAATTGAAAGGCAAATGAAATTGCGCCccatgtgcaagtgacatattctggccaatcaaatgcggccttgtcatgcttcaatctgattggtcgaAAAGACTTTATTCTCATCACAACTCTtttcttccacaactataaatagaggtcttCATAACCTAGAAAAGGGACGAGCAGTTATAACAAGAAGACACaagggagctcgtggatcaaaggcCACAATTCTCTGCAAACTGCAAGTGTTCAAGCATTCAAGCACTTCAACACAACTTTCAAATATTCAAGATCGAAATCAAATCAAATACAATCAttcaagatcaaggctacttgttcGTGATAAAATTAGTGCCAACAATCAAAGCGTTTGCGACGAATAAATCAACTTCAAAtccaagatcaagctcaaaggcacttgaatttatttactgttcaaaagaagaatcaaaggattcatagagattgtaacactcaaatatttgaaatcaaatactacaattgttgcaatattttttggtctttattttattttctcgacgcaaatttattgtttACAGCATCATTTGTCAAGATAGCAGTAGAACTTTTTGTGTTTTGATGAATATTTTATATATTGTTCAGTTATATATAGTAAAAGATCATCCTATATAACCTCTTTGCGATATAGAGCATATGAGaaggtaaaaattgcatggggcgccctatttggtcgtccCTTTTAAACTTGTACCCGTTTTATTTTTTCGTTTGCATCCGTAcccatttttttgttaaaagtattttgaaaagacgattttgcccttctttaataaaagactattgacaaaactgtagactgcagaAAAAAACTTCAGtatgttttggtatgaagttttagcaaatgaactaaataactgtaacatgcattagcaaaaactcattaaaaaattacatactgcaagacaaaaacttaagcacgtttagtctgaagttttagcaaatgaactaacaAACTTCAGTTTGTTTAGACtaaagtttcggataaaactcatgacaaaactgtagattGCAGGacaaaatttcagcatgttttggtatgaaattttagcaaatgaactaaataactgcagcatgcattagcaaaaactcattagaaaattacatactgcaagacaaaaacttaagcatgtttagtctgaagttttagcaaatgaactaacaAACTTCAgtttgtttagactgaagttttggataaaactcatgacaaaactatagactgcaggacaaaacttcagcatgttttggtatgaagttttagcaaatgaactaaataacttcagcatgcattagcaaaaaactcattagaaaattacatactgcaagataAAAACTTacgcatgtttagtctgaaattttagcaaatgaactaaaaaacttcaccttgtttagactgaagtttcggataaaactcatgacaaaactatagactgcaggacaaaacttcagcatattttggtatggagttttagcaaatgaactaaataacttcagcatgcattagcaaaaattcattagaaaattacatacagtaggacaaaaacttaagcatgtttagtctggcATTTtatcaaatgaactaaataatttcaacATATTTAGACTGAAGTTTGATAAAAcacatgacaaaactgtagactacaggataaataactttagcatgcattagcatgaagttttagcttcaatgtgaaaATTTTCACGAATGAGGTTGCAGATCACGCGATTAATGCGTGATGCaggttttatatcttttgtcatgggtataattgtcatattattacggattttttgtcAGCTGATtatcaaatcaataatttttaaaaatagggtacaggttaaaaggtggcacaaatatagggtacgacTGCAAATCCCCCTACGAGAAGGAAACAGGAAAGTGAAGACCATCTCTGTGCAAATTTATGTATGTCATCTTAGTGGAAACATTTCTGCTTAATATAGCTTTAGCCCGTGACCAGATTAATACTACCTCTGGTGTCACGGGACCGTTTTTCTGAGGGTTCTGTGAGGACAGCGAAGTTAGCTTGACTGCTACTTAGCTTAAGTCCTAAACAATAAATAACACAATCATGTTGAAGCAATGGCAATCACACGAAACAAGCAAGAAAGCTATGAAAGAAAGAGACCAAGATTTGGGAGGCAAGTGCCCTTTTCTGTTGTATTATCAAATATCTGCTAATTACAAAGAATGAGCCTAATGACTATTTATAGAAATCAAAATGGCTATACATAGGGGGTGGTTGGCAGGGCTAGCAAGGCTGTTCAGCAGCCTGGTGCATTCCAGCCTAGCAAAGTTGGCAAGCTGCCTAGTGCATTCCAGCATGGCAAAGTTGGAAAGGCAGCCTCAAGGGATCTTATTGTCAACCGTGGCCCAGAATGTCAAAGATGCTCTCCCACTTTCGGCTGCTTATCCCTTGGTTTGCTGATTTTCTGTCAAAGGTGCCTTTTGATGGCATCTCATGATTTCTATGAGGCCTCAAGTGTTTTCTCACTATCGGTTGTCCGAGATTTGAGCTCGGGTAAGCCTCGCCATTGCTGGAATTGTAGAAAATTAATAGGTCTGACGGCGGGGCGGTGAACTCTCCCTCACTTGAAATGGCGACGACCTCGGCGCCGCACAACTGAAGATAATTGTGGACTTGTTCCCTGAACTACCACAAATCTTCGTACTTCTCCCATGATGCCTCCTCTGGCGAAGTTCCTTTCCAGTGAACATGGAACTGTGTGCTCGAATTGACCCATCCTTTCCCACAAACCAACTGATGATCTATGATGGCCTCCACTTACTTGTCTGTTGCTGGTGGAGTAATAAAAATCTGACTTCGACTGGACTGCGCCCGATCCTTGTCTTCCATGTCTTTGAAATGTGGTTTCAGTTGGCTAGCATGGAAGACATGGTAGATTTTCAGATGACGCGGCAAGTCCAGTCGGTAAGAGATTATACCCACCTTGGCAACAATCTCGAACGAGCTTTCGTATCGGCCAGGCTATGACTGATGCCTCGCAGTGATTTGAACTACCATGGAATTAATTTCACCATGACCTTGTCTCCAATCCTATAGTTGACTGGACGACGTTTTCGATTtgcaaatttttttattttacggGTGGCTTTGTTAAGATACGACCTTGCTAGGTCGGCTTGTTCCTCCCAAGTTTTGTCCATGTGATAAGCGCCCAGATTCTTCAATCTGACATTGACAGGCAATGATTGAGGAGTATTGGGCTGTTGCCCAGTTGCAAGCTCATTCGGACTCTTCCCGGTCGCTTCGCTGCGTTGCAAATTGTAAGAGAATTGGGCTATATCAAGTAGCTTAGCCCAGTCTCTTTGATTGGCGCTGGCATAATGCCTCAGATAGCACTCGAGGAGGGTATTAATCCTTTCCGTCTGTCCATCGGTTTGCTAATAGAAACTTGTTGAGAAGTGCAGTTCAGTTCCCAACAAGCTGAATAATTTCTTACAGAATGCGCCGGTAAATCGAGGGTCTCAATCGCTAATGATGTGCTTCGGCACACCCCAATAATTTACGACGTCCTTCAAGAATATACGTGCTGCCTCTTTAGCTTTGCAACCGGCTGTGGTGGCCGAAAAGGTTGCATACTTGGTGAATATGTC is drawn from Nicotiana tabacum cultivar K326 chromosome 9, ASM71507v2, whole genome shotgun sequence and contains these coding sequences:
- the LOC107825643 gene encoding translocase of chloroplast 90, chloroplastic-like; the encoded protein is MMSLKDWVLSQLISKSVASSRPLLASDSFLSEEHPDQEFDHPAHTADLVTTTALANTIQSSNDNQQNTNHFHSQQRIVEESFQSDCSVDEKPSPVVKIEALQIKFLRLLKRFGLSEDNLLVSKVLYRIQLASLIRARESDLKRANLKIEKARVIAAEQEAAGRPQLDFSFKILVLGRTGVGKSSTINSIFDQSRAKTNAFKPATDRIQEIVGTVNGIRVSFIDTPGLLSPSLGNVRKNKKILRSVKRFLRKSKPDMVLYFERLDLINTGYSDFPLLKLITEVFGPAIWFNTILVMTHSSFNLPEGINGYPVNYESFVTTCTDLVQHYIHQAVSDTKLENPVVLVENGPNCKTNNAGEKILPNGQAWKSHLMLLCICTKVLSDVNTLLDFKDSLKVGPSNVGRLPSLPHLLSSFLKHHAQVRHNGAENEIDEVPLLDSDDEDEYDQLPPIRILTKSQFERLSGSQKKDYLDELDYREILYLKKQLIEEARRRREKRVSSSESKAPDDESDKQEEGSPEPVLLPDMAIPPSFDSDCPVHRYRCLITSEQWLARPVLDPNGWDHDVSFDGINLESSAEIRKNVVASVNGQMSKDKQDFSIQSEFAAAFTNPGGPAYAVGLDIQSANKELICTIHSSAKVRNLRNNVTECGISVIPFGDKYFLGTKCEDNFSIGKRLKFTVNAGRMGGAGQAAYGGSFGATLRGKDYPVRNESLSLSMTVLSLNKDTVLSGNLQTDFRVSRGTNMSVSANLNNRNMGQVSIKTSSSEYMEVAFIALFSIVRALFRRKRNDQLVGDSLEAG